The genomic segment CGAAGGCGAAGATTCTGTTTTTGTTATATTTGAGGTTCGCGGCAAAGTCGCCCGGCTTGACGCCGCCGAACGAGAGCGCGGCGCGGTTGGCAAAACCAAGTGCGTAGATCAGCGCGGAGACGTCGCTTCCGAAGGGGACCAAGCGGGTCTCCCAACCGAGCTGTACGCCTTCTTCGGCCAGCTGTTCGGCAAACTGCTTGCCGTTCGTGCTGCCCGCCATAAACACATAGAGGTTCTTTTGCTGAAGCTCTTTGGCGATCCTGACCGCCGTGGCGTTGTCGGGCGCGGCGCCTGTGATGGCCGCAAAACCCGGCGCGGTGCCGTCGACGAATTCGATGCCGCGCTCGCGCATGATGACGTCGCTCGCGGCGCCGAGCCAGATGCCGTTCACGGGATTCGGCCCGATGATGTATTTGCAGGCCTCAATCACTTCGCAGGCAAACAGGGTGGCGACGCCCGCGTCCAGCGTGTTGCCGAGATACGGCAGCCATACATTGTCGGCGGGACGGGCGGGCAAAAGCTCTCTGGCTTCTTTTAATATCTCACGCAGATCCGAAAGGGTCTGCATTTTCTTTCCGGTAAACGAATAGATCACCGGCAGATAGTAGTTGGTGTCGGGAAACGTTACGGGGCAGTTTTCGCCTTTTTCCGCGATGGCTTTTTGAACCATCATCTCCGCTTTGACAACCCATTCGACGGCACCGTCAATCGCGTTTGTACAAATCAGCTTAGACATCCATGCCCCTCCTGTCTTTCATATCATAGAGCTTGCGTTCGGCCTTTTTGTTGATGCCGAGTTTGTCGCGTTTTTCGTTGAGCAGTTTCATGATCAGCTCAACGGCCGTCATCGGATCTTCGCAGACATGGAAGGAGGCGCCGAACAGATCGGCGGTCTCTTCGTTCAAGAATTTTGTGACATTCTCGGAGCCGGAGACGTTAAACCCGGACCCCAAAACAACATCCACGCCGGACGCGACAAAATAGCTGCCGATGGCAATCGCTTTTTCGCTCATCCATTCGGGCGCGACGCCGACGGCAGGCACCATCGAGAGGTCGTCGCCGAGTCCGCCCTCGAGCACCACTTCGGTCGCCGCTTCGAGGATGCGCGAGTTGTCGACGCAGCTTCCCATATGTAAAATCGGCGGGATTCCGACGGTTTCACAAATCTCACGCAGTCCTTTTCCGGCCATCTCCAAACCGATCTCGGGTTTGAGCATGCCCGCTTTTCCGGACGCGATCGCCGCGCAGCCGGTTTTCAACACTAAAACATTGCGTGCGATCAGCTCTTTGGTCAGGATGTTGGTGTATTCGTCCATCTTGCTCTTGGGGTTGTTGCAGCCGACGATGCCGACGATGCCCGTGATCCTGTTTGCGATAATCGCGTCGTTGAGGGGGCGGAAGGACGCTCTGTATTTGCCGCCCAGCATATATTTGATGGCATTCACGCTGAAGCCCGCGACCATCGGCTCGCTCTGTTTGGGAATCGAGACCTTTTTGGAATCGCGGTTTTTATAATTGTCGATCGCGCGCATCACCAGTTCTTTGGCGGACTTCAGGGGGAATTCTTCGTTCAAGTCCAATTGCGTCGCGCCGACGGTCTTTGCGATCGGCGTCGTCGAGACGATCTCGGTGTGATAGGATTTCGCCACTTCGGGCAAACTCGGCATGCAGCACTGCACGTCGATGATCATCATCTCCACCGCGCCGGTGACGATTGCAAGCTCCTGTTGGAGCAGATTGCCGGCTACCGGTACGCCGTGGCGCATCAGGATCTCATTGGCGGTGCAGCAGATGCCCGCGAGCGTCACGCCCTGTACGCCCCTGGACTTGGCGTATTCGAGCACCTCGGGGTCCTGTACCGCGACGGTCAGCATTTCGGAGAGCTCGGGCTCATGTCCGTGGATGATGATGTTGACGGTATCTTCTTTCAACACGCCGAGGTTTGCCCGGCTTTTGACCGGAGCGGGCGTGCCGAACAAGATATCCGATACGATGGAGGCCGCCCGAGAGCCGCCCCATCCGTCCGCAAGCGCGGTACGGAACGCGTGCATCAGCAGATGCTTATAGTCATGGTCCACGCCCATTGTCGTTCTATGTAACGCTTCGACGACCATGCGGTCAATGCCGAGCGGCATCACGTCTTTGGCTTTCCAGACGCCCTGGCGTTTTACGGGCGCCAGATCAAGCGTCTTTAAAGTTTCTTCCTGAGAAGAAAACTCGCCGAGCAGCAGGTTTGCCAAATCGAGCGCGACTTCTTCTTTCGTGCGCCCTTCGCGGTTGATCTTATACAGGTCAGCGGCATACCAAAGCGCTTTTGCGTCTTTGATCGCGTATCCGTTCCCCTGTCCCTGCGCCACTTTCTTAAGCCGGAGCACCAGATGACGGCCGTGATCCGAGTGGGTCGCCGTACCGCCCGCCACCGATCTTAAAAAGTTGCGTGCCACGATGGTATCCACATCCGCGCCGCAGACGCCTTTCGGCGCTTTGGGTGTGATGCGGCAGGGGCCCATATGGCAGTTGCGGCAGCAAACGCCGCTTTTTCCGAAACTGCACTGATTCTTTTGCAGTTCCATGCGGTCAAAACAGGTCTCTACGCATTCAATCTGCGCTTTGACCAGCATATCAAGCGAAGCGCCGTCAGAAACCTTGTTTTGAAAATTTTCGAAATCCGTCGCCAATGTCTGCACCTACTCCTCTTAAAATTTTCGAACAAGCCGGTCAATGATGTTCACCGTCTTGTTCTCCTTGGTCATCTCAAAAAGGCTCCTGCCCTGTTCGGCAAAAGCTGCGATTTCGGCATCGTCCGGCAGCGCGATCACTTCATCCGCTTGTGTTTCCGCTTTGATCTGTTCTGCTTTGGGCGGAAGCTCTCCGCGCACGCGGTTCACGATAATGATCAATTTTTCGTATTTGATCTCCATCTCCTGCGCAAGCGCATGCAGGCGGCTCAACGTGTTCAGTCCCGCATTGGAAGGATCGGAGATCATGATCAGCACATCCACTTTTTGAACGATTCTGCGGGACAGATTTTCCAATCCCGCTTCGTTGTCAAGCACGACATACGGATATTGACCGGCGATCTCCGCGATCACGGATTTGAGCACATTGTTTGCATAACAGTAACAGCCCGGACCTTCCGGTCTGCCCATGGCAATCAGGTCAAAACCGTCGGATTCGACCAAACTCTCTTCGATGTTCAATCGAAGCATTTCCTGCTTGGAGACGCCCGTAAGCCCTTTCTGCACTTCCTCCCGGACCTGCTCGCGCACGCCGCCCACGGTTTTTTGAACCGTCACATTGAGTGCCGCGTCTAAGCAGCTGTTTGGGTCGGCGTCGATGGCCAGCACCGGAGTTTTTCCGTTTTCGATCAACTGTTTGATAATCAAGCCGGAGATCGTCGTCTTGCCGACGCCGCCCTTGCCCGATAGTGCGATGATACGTCCCATTGTTTATTCCTTTCTGGAAGCCACGCTAAATATCTTCGATCTTTGCAAATAATTGCTGCAGTTTGGCCGAAAGCACCGCATCATTACCGTCTAAAACGGATTTTCCGTCCCGGTCCGCGCTTCTCACGGCCTCCGAATAAGGCAGAATCGTGATGATCTCCTGCCCCGGGAGCGAATCGCGGATAAAGTCCTCGTCCGCCTGATTTGCCGCCTTGTTGCCGACCAACACCACGTTTTTCAAGCCGATTTCTTTGGTCATACGCAGGATGGTTTTTGCGCAGTCGACAGAGCGCTGACCGGGTTCGACGACCACGATCATCACATCCACTCCGCTTGCGGTGGCGCGTCCGAGGTGCTCGATGCCCGCTTCCATATCCATGATCAGCGTCTCGTTTTTATAGAGTACCAAATCCGTCACAAGCGCCTTGATAAAGGTGTTTTCGGGGCAGGCACAGCCGCTTCCGCCGGCCTTGATGGCTCCGAGCACCAGCAGAGATACCCCTTTATATGGGTAGGCATAGCCATCCGCTACGTCCTTTACCTCGGGATTCATCTTGAAGATCTGCCCGTATTGCGCAACTTTGGCGCCGGTCCGCTCTTCAATCAGCGCAATCTGTCGGGAAATGGGGACGATGTTCTTCTGCTCCTCATCGGGAATCCCCAAAGCTCTCGCCAGATTGGCGTCCGGATCGGCGTCCAGCGCAAGTACCTTGTTGCCCTTTTGCGCAAAATAGAGCGCAAGCGCACCGGCGATCGTCGATTTGCCGACGCCGCCCTTTCCGGAAATGGCTATTTTCATGGTTTATTCTCCTTGTTCGCTGCCGCTAAAAGACTAAAAACCGTATTTCGCTCTCATTTTCTTGGAAAGCTGATTCGTCAGTTCGAAGACCTTTTCGGCATCTGCCGGATCGAGTGAACCCGTGCCGCAGGAGGGTGAAATCAGAGCCTGTTCCAGTATCAGTTTTTTATCGATCCCCTGCGCGGCGAGGTTATCCATCATGGCTTCCAGCTGCGCTTCCAGCGTATCCACCGTCTGTTCGCGGATCGCTTTGGAAGTGGGCACAACGCCCCACGCGAGCATGCCGCCTCTTGCGAGATGCGCTTTGACGGAATCGGCATACATCGCGATGGTCTTGCCGTATTCAAACGCGTCGAAGTTGACGATGTCAACGCCCGCGTCGATTAAAATGCTCCACTCGGTGTTGCCGCAGCAGTGAATGCCCGCAAACGCGCCGTCCGCATGCACGGCCTCGATGACTTCATTCAGGCTCGCGACCACATCATCCCGCTGAACCGAGACATAGGTGGAGCTTCCGAACGCCGACAAAATCGGTTCGTCGATGAAGCAGATGATGTTTTCGGCATAGGGTTTGAATTTTTGAATCTGCCAGCGGCACTTCATCGCCAGCGATTTGATGATGACATCTTTGAACTCGTCATTATAATAGATCGCGCGTTTGTTTTCGTCCACAATCGTCAGGGCGAAACTCAACGGGCCTGTGGTTTGAACTTTTAAAAAAAGCCGTTTGCCTTTTCCCTGCAGCGCTTTTTCGAGCGCATAAATACCTTTGGAGAAGTTCTCGCTGATCGCCATGGAGGAGCAATCGCCGTCGCCGCTGTCGGGGTCCATTGCGGTCATATACTTTTCATAGAATTCCGCAAATGCCTCGGAATAATCTCCCGAAGTGTCGATAAACATTCTTCTTTTATCATAATCAATCACAGCGCAGGGGATTCCTTCGCTGTATTGAATCTCCATCTGCTCGTTCAGTCCGAGCCGCGGAAGCTGCGGCCAAATCGGGGCGTCCAGTTTTTCAAGCGAGGTCTTGACGGCGTAATCCGCATCCTCAAACGGCATGCTGCCGATGGCGGTCGATATCAATCTGGGCTTCATAAAAAATCCTCCTGTTGTTATTTGATAAGGCTATTTTAAATTCGAAACTGCTTTTTTGATGGCGTTAATATGCGCGGGTGTTGTGCCGCAGCAGCCGCCGATGATGTTGGCGCCCGCTTTGACGATCGCGGGAACGAAACCGGCCATGCTCTCGGGGGATTCGGGATAGACGTCTTTTCCGTCGATGTTGACCGGAAGACCGGCGTTTGCATGCACGAGAATCGGCTTATCGGGGAATGCTTCCCGGATTTCACGGACGATTTCGATCATGCGTTCCATGCCGTTTCCGCAGTTTGCGCCGATGATGTCCGCTCCGGCTTCGACAGCCGCGGTAGCTGCTTCGACAGGCGATACGCCCATCATGGTGCGGTAATCGCCGGCTTTGGTCTTTTCAAAGGTGAAGGTGCAGACGATTTCGCACTTGGTGTTTTCTTTGACCGCTTTGATCGCAATCGCGGCTTCTTCTTTATCGCTCATAGTCTCGATGCACACCGCATCCGCGCCGCCCTTTTCGAGCGCGATGGCCTGTTCTTTGAACGCGTCGTATAATTCCTGTTCGGTGACTTCTTCAATCACGAGCATTTTTCCGGTCGGACCGATGGACGCGATCACATGTTTGTCTCCGGCCGCTTCGCGCGACGCTTTTGCTGCCGCTTCGTTGATCTCGGCCACTCTCTTTTCAAGTCCGAATCCATGCAGTTTGTAACAGGTGCCGCCGAAACTGTTTGATTCGATCATATCCGCGCCTGCGTCAATATAACTTTTTGCGATATCTTTGACGTCCTCATATCTGTCGATGCACCAAAGTTCGGGGCATTCGCCGGGTTTTAAACCCTTCTTATACAAAAATGTTCCCCAAGCTCCGTCCGAAACCAATACTTTACCCGCTTTGACTGCCTCTACGATTTTTTCAGGCATAAAATGACCATCCTTTCGCAAATTAAGAATTGCCCAGAATCGTATCCATATTAGAATATTTTGAAATTCTTTTATATAACTATTTTTTGAATTTTAAAAATATTTTTCGATACATTCCGATATTGATATAAGCCGAAATAAACGGCTTATCATCATATATACCTTATCACGCAAAATGAGATATTGTCAATGTTAATTACAGCCATGGATCGGTTTGTTTTATAATGATTTTACCTTATGATATAAATGAAAAACGCTTTTAAAACCGGAGCAAATAATAGTCTTTGATTGACAATTCCATCTCCCCGATTTATTATTTAATCAAACATTTTCTTTCTGAGGGACATCAAACCATGAGAGAACGAAATTCCCGACAATCCAAAGAGAAAATTCTGTCAGCCGACGAAGCGGAAAATAATCCCCATAAGTTTGAACCATGAAGTAAACTCAAATCTTACCCGGAGAACAAGACCGATATGTTTATAAAATATCTTTGCTGACATTGGAGAAAAGATTATGTGGACCGAAGAATTACTTGATCAAAAACTCACGGCGCCTTCCTCTCAACTGATCGCCGATATAAAAAAAATCCGAGGGGATATTATGATTCTCGGCGCGGGAGGAAAGATGGGCCCGACCCTTGCCCTGCTCGCCAAAAAAGCCGTTGATGCCTCAGTACTTTCAAAGCGGATCATTGCGGTTTCCCGTTTCACCGATCCCATCGCAGTAAATCTGATGCACGATAATCAAATCGAAACGATTTCGGCCGATTTGTTGGAACCCGATATATTAAGCAAGCTGCCCGATGTTGAAAATATCATCTATATGGCAGGTCGAAAGTTCGGCACAAACGGTCAGGAAGCGCAGACCTGGGCAATGAACGCCTGGCTGCCGGCGCTGGTCGCGGAGCGGTTTAAAAAATCAAATATCGTCGTTTTTTCCTCGGGCAATATTTATCCTATGGTTCCGGTTGCCTCGGGCGGCGCTTCCGAACAAACCATTCCCGAACCCGTCGGTGAATACGCGATGTCGTGTCTTGCGCGTGAGCGCATGTTCGAATACGGATCACAGACCTATAGCACGCCTGTTTTTTTATATCGGTTGAATTACGCCGTGGATTTGCGATATGGCGTACTTTATGATATCGCGGCGCAGCTCCTCGGGGGAAAACCGATCAAGCTTTCAACTCCGTGCTTTAACTGCATCTGGCAGGGCGACGCAAACGAAATGGCACTGCGGGCGCTGCTGCATACCGGCAGTCCCGCCGTTAAAATGAATATCACAGGCCCCGAAACGGTCTCGGTTCGGGATGCAGCCGAAAAACTCGGAAAACTGCTCTCAAAGCACCCTGTTTTTGAAGGGGAAGAAGCCCAAATCGCATACCTCAGCAATTCGGATCTTGCAATGAAGACATTCGGAATTCCTTCGGTGAGTGTTGATGAGCTGATAGAGTGGCAGGCGGAGTGGATTTCGGACGGGGGAAGGTCGCTCGGAAAGCCGACACACTTCGAAGAGAGGAAGGGGAAATATTAATGGGCCGTCATGAGCGCGCTTTGTTAAAACTCTTCGAAGGAACCGTGATTCCGGCAACTCCGCTGGCATTGACCGCAGAGAGAAAATTAGATGAAAAAAGACAGCGGCTTTTAAACCGCTATTATCTGACGGCGGGTGCAGGCGGATTGGCCGCCGCCGTCCATACGACTCAATTCGCCATCCGAAAGCCTGAAATTAATTTGTTCGAACCGGTTTTGCAGATCGCATCCGAGGAAGCCGAGGCCTATGAGCGCCAAACCGGAGAGGTAATCGTAAAAATTGCGGGTGCCTGCGGTCGGACCAAACAGGCGGTCAAAGAAGCCGAGACCGCTTTAAAATACGGGTATGACGCGGTGCTGCTGAGCCCGGGGGGATTAAGTGACTTTACCGAAGAAGAATTGCTCTCGCGTACCAAAGCGGTTGCGGAAATCATACCGGTTGTCGGTTTTTATCTTCAGCCCTCGGTGGGCGGGAGAGTATTTTCTTTCGATTATTGGAAAGCGCTCTGCGAAATTGAAAAAGTGGTTGCGATCAAAAGCGCGCCGTTTAACCGATATCAAACCTTGGACGTCGTCAGGGCAGCGGCGCTGTCGCAAAGAGCCGATCAAATTGCGCTCTACACCGGAAACGACGACAACATCATCATCGATCTGCTGACGAAATATCGATTCACCGACTGCGGGAAAGTATACGAAAAACGGTTTGTAGGAGGACTGCTCGGCCACTGGTCGGTTTGGACGCACACTGCGGTCAAGTTATTTGAAAAAATTAAAACGGCTGCGGCGAAAGACGTAATCCCGACCGAACTCCTGACCCTTGCCGCCGAAGTGACCGATGCCAACGCCGCATTTTTCGATACGGCACATCAATTCAAGGGCTGTATTGCCGGACTGCATGAGGTCTTGAGAAGGCAGGGTCTTCTGGAGGGGATTTGGTGCCTGGATGAAAACGAGACCCTTTCCCCCGGGCAAACAGAGGAAATCGACCGCATATATCGGATGTATCCACATTTAAATGACGACGGGTTTATTGCCGCAAATATCAAAGACTGGAAGGCGTGAGGTTGAAATCAAGCTTTGCGCTTTTTTCCTGACCTCAAAAATGCTGATTTCGGCATAACGGAAGGATCTCAAAAGTGAACGCCTTAGTAATACATCGGCAAAAGAAACATCAGAAAATATAAGTGAGGACAACCTCACTTTTTCTTTTTATCATTGAAACTTCGGGGGATCGGAAGCCGTATAAAACTCTGTTGTTATATGAAAACTATACCATAAAGTATATGCCGGAGGCTGTAAAATGAGTAATAATACCATTTCATATTGGAATCAAACCGGAGACAAAACCCATTATCCCCGGCTGGATAAAAGCATTTCAACCGATATTTTGATTATCGGCGGCGGAATTACGGGTATCACATGCGCCTATTGCCTGGCACAAAAAGGCCTGAAACCCGTCTTGATAGAAGCCGGGATTTTATGCGGCGGGACGACCGGAAACACAACCGGGAAAGTGACCGTCCAGCATGGGATCGTCTATTATAAAACCGAAGAAAAATACGGCGCCGATGCGGCTTTTGATTACGCGAAATCTCAGAGCAGCGCCTTGGATTTCGTGAAAACCGCGGTCGAAAAGCTCTCAATCGATTGTCAGCTCAGTAAAAACACAGCCTATATTTACGCCGAGAACCCGGCAGAATGGGATACGCTGAATCTGGAATATGAGGCCGCCAAAAAGGCGGAGATCGATGCGGAGCTGATCAGGCACGCCGATTTTCCCCATGAAAATCACGGGCTGCTCGCTTACAAAGATCAGTATGTTTTGCACCCCGTCCGATATGTCGAAGGGCTGGCCAAATCGGCAGCAGAGGCGGGAGCGGTGATATACTGCGATACGAAAGCCGTAAAGCCGGAAGACGGCGACATCAAAACCGTACTCTGCGAGAATGACATTGAAATCAAAGCAAAGCATGTCGTCATGGCGACGCAGTATCCCTTTTACGACGGCCCGAACTTGTTTTATATGCGCCTTTATCCGAAACGGGCTTACGGTGTCGCCGCGAAAGCGAAACGGGACTGGCCGGACGGCAGTTATATCAACATCGGAGACCCTGCCCGTTCGATCAGAACCCATATCGAAAATGACGAGCGCATTTTGATCGTGGTCGGTGAAAACCACGACACCGGGCGCGGATACGAAGATATGTCGCTTCACCATCAGCATCTGATTCAATTTGCCGATCAAATCGCGGGCGTTGACGAAGTGCTTGCCAAGTGGTCGGCGCAGGATTATGACACGCCGGACGAGCTGCCGTATATCGGCAGAATTTCGGACCATTCGAATATCTATGTCGCGTCGGGGTTCCGGAAATGGGGACTTTCCAACGGAACGCTTGCCGGAATGATGATCTCCGATCTCATTGCGTCCGGGAACTGCCGTTACGAGAGTTTATATTCCAGAACCCGCGAAGATATTTTCAGCTCTTTCGGAAAGGCCTTTGTCGGCGCGGTCAATCCCGTTCTCGAACTGATCAAGTCCAAACTGGAAGGGACGGAGAGCGTCAAAGATCTTCATCCCGGGGAGGGCAGAGTCATCAATTTTAAAGGGGAAAAGGCCGGAATTTACCGGGGTGACCGGGATGATGTGATCATTATAGACATCACCTGCACCCATATGGGAACCGAATTGAATTTCAACACCGCCGAGCAGACCTGGGACTGCCCTGCGCACGGCGGTCGCTACAGCATTGAAGGAAAGCTGCTCGAGGGCCCGCCGAAGGACTCACTCAAGGTGTTGTTCAGGGGAAAATACACCGATCTGATTACAAAAGATTAAAATGGATTTTATCCCTCAGATCCTGCCCGAAGATAAAGCGCCGCCGGAGGCGGCTGACTGCCGAAAATGCGAATTATTCCGTCAGCGGAACAGAGTCATTTGGGGTGAAGGAAATCCGAAAGCGCAGATTATTGTGATTTTGGACAATCCCGGAGCCCGAGAGGACAAGGAAGGCAGAGAATTTATCTGCGGCACAAGGCAGACATTGCAAATTGGTGCCAGCCGGGCCGGTTTGAATATGGATGAGTTGTATGTGACTTATGTATTGAAGTGCCGACCTGTGCGCAAATACTGCAAGGAAGAAGCCCGCGGAATTTGTTTTGATTACTTGATACGGCAAATCAGCGAACAAAAGCCCAAACTGGCTTTCTGCATGGGAAACACCGCGGCCCAATGGTTCTTTCAAGATAAAGACGCGGAAATAAAAAATCTCAGAGGCATTTGGCATATAAAAAAGGGCCTTCTCACAGCGGTTACCTACCACCCGTTTGCCGTCAGAAGAAGGCCGAATCTATTCAATCAGTATCTGCAAGATTGGGAAATGCTCGCAGACAGATATTTTTCCTTATCAATATAATTTAATCTTAACCCAATGAAATGCGTAGCGGAGTGGCGTTGCCGATGTTATCACTCACAGGGCATCTGCTCTCGACAACTTTCAGCCATTTGTCCAGGGTCTCTTTGTCAGCATCCGCATTTGGGATCATGGTTACCCGAATTTCAGTGTATCCCGCCCGGCCGGCCATGGACTTGCCCGTGAACTTCGCCGGATCCAGATCGCCTTCCAATACAAAATCCAATCCGTTCAGCTGAAATCCCATCTCCCCGGCAACCAGATGACCGACTACTCCGAGACAGCCCGAAAGCGCCGCCAACAGATATTCGACCGGATTCGCTCCGGTGTTCGTACCTCCCAAACTTTCAGGTTCGTCGATGATTACTTTAAATCCTCTTGTGGCGACTTCCGTTTTGGTGTTGCTTTCACTCTTGGCTGTTACACCGAATTTGAGAATTGGCATAAAATTTCTCCTCATC from the Oscillospiraceae bacterium genome contains:
- a CDS encoding AAA family ATPase, which produces MGRIIALSGKGGVGKTTISGLIIKQLIENGKTPVLAIDADPNSCLDAALNVTVQKTVGGVREQVREEVQKGLTGVSKQEMLRLNIEESLVESDGFDLIAMGRPEGPGCYCYANNVLKSVIAEIAGQYPYVVLDNEAGLENLSRRIVQKVDVLIMISDPSNAGLNTLSRLHALAQEMEIKYEKLIIIVNRVRGELPPKAEQIKAETQADEVIALPDDAEIAAFAEQGRSLFEMTKENKTVNIIDRLVRKF
- a CDS encoding NAD(P)-dependent oxidoreductase, which encodes MWTEELLDQKLTAPSSQLIADIKKIRGDIMILGAGGKMGPTLALLAKKAVDASVLSKRIIAVSRFTDPIAVNLMHDNQIETISADLLEPDILSKLPDVENIIYMAGRKFGTNGQEAQTWAMNAWLPALVAERFKKSNIVVFSSGNIYPMVPVASGGASEQTIPEPVGEYAMSCLARERMFEYGSQTYSTPVFLYRLNYAVDLRYGVLYDIAAQLLGGKPIKLSTPCFNCIWQGDANEMALRALLHTGSPAVKMNITGPETVSVRDAAEKLGKLLSKHPVFEGEEAQIAYLSNSDLAMKTFGIPSVSVDELIEWQAEWISDGGRSLGKPTHFEERKGKY
- the cooS gene encoding anaerobic carbon-monoxide dehydrogenase catalytic subunit; this translates as MQTLATDFENFQNKVSDGASLDMLVKAQIECVETCFDRMELQKNQCSFGKSGVCCRNCHMGPCRITPKAPKGVCGADVDTIVARNFLRSVAGGTATHSDHGRHLVLRLKKVAQGQGNGYAIKDAKALWYAADLYKINREGRTKEEVALDLANLLLGEFSSQEETLKTLDLAPVKRQGVWKAKDVMPLGIDRMVVEALHRTTMGVDHDYKHLLMHAFRTALADGWGGSRAASIVSDILFGTPAPVKSRANLGVLKEDTVNIIIHGHEPELSEMLTVAVQDPEVLEYAKSRGVQGVTLAGICCTANEILMRHGVPVAGNLLQQELAIVTGAVEMMIIDVQCCMPSLPEVAKSYHTEIVSTTPIAKTVGATQLDLNEEFPLKSAKELVMRAIDNYKNRDSKKVSIPKQSEPMVAGFSVNAIKYMLGGKYRASFRPLNDAIIANRITGIVGIVGCNNPKSKMDEYTNILTKELIARNVLVLKTGCAAIASGKAGMLKPEIGLEMAGKGLREICETVGIPPILHMGSCVDNSRILEAATEVVLEGGLGDDLSMVPAVGVAPEWMSEKAIAIGSYFVASGVDVVLGSGFNVSGSENVTKFLNEETADLFGASFHVCEDPMTAVELIMKLLNEKRDKLGINKKAERKLYDMKDRRGMDV
- a CDS encoding OsmC family protein, which produces MPILKFGVTAKSESNTKTEVATRGFKVIIDEPESLGGTNTGANPVEYLLAALSGCLGVVGHLVAGEMGFQLNGLDFVLEGDLDPAKFTGKSMAGRAGYTEIRVTMIPNADADKETLDKWLKVVESRCPVSDNIGNATPLRISLG
- a CDS encoding AAA family ATPase; translated protein: MKIAISGKGGVGKSTIAGALALYFAQKGNKVLALDADPDANLARALGIPDEEQKNIVPISRQIALIEERTGAKVAQYGQIFKMNPEVKDVADGYAYPYKGVSLLVLGAIKAGGSGCACPENTFIKALVTDLVLYKNETLIMDMEAGIEHLGRATASGVDVMIVVVEPGQRSVDCAKTILRMTKEIGLKNVVLVGNKAANQADEDFIRDSLPGQEIITILPYSEAVRSADRDGKSVLDGNDAVLSAKLQQLFAKIEDI
- a CDS encoding uracil-DNA glycosylase, which gives rise to MDFIPQILPEDKAPPEAADCRKCELFRQRNRVIWGEGNPKAQIIVILDNPGAREDKEGREFICGTRQTLQIGASRAGLNMDELYVTYVLKCRPVRKYCKEEARGICFDYLIRQISEQKPKLAFCMGNTAAQWFFQDKDAEIKNLRGIWHIKKGLLTAVTYHPFAVRRRPNLFNQYLQDWEMLADRYFSLSI
- a CDS encoding FAD-dependent oxidoreductase — encoded protein: MSNNTISYWNQTGDKTHYPRLDKSISTDILIIGGGITGITCAYCLAQKGLKPVLIEAGILCGGTTGNTTGKVTVQHGIVYYKTEEKYGADAAFDYAKSQSSALDFVKTAVEKLSIDCQLSKNTAYIYAENPAEWDTLNLEYEAAKKAEIDAELIRHADFPHENHGLLAYKDQYVLHPVRYVEGLAKSAAEAGAVIYCDTKAVKPEDGDIKTVLCENDIEIKAKHVVMATQYPFYDGPNLFYMRLYPKRAYGVAAKAKRDWPDGSYINIGDPARSIRTHIENDERILIVVGENHDTGRGYEDMSLHHQHLIQFADQIAGVDEVLAKWSAQDYDTPDELPYIGRISDHSNIYVASGFRKWGLSNGTLAGMMISDLIASGNCRYESLYSRTREDIFSSFGKAFVGAVNPVLELIKSKLEGTESVKDLHPGEGRVINFKGEKAGIYRGDRDDVIIIDITCTHMGTELNFNTAEQTWDCPAHGGRYSIEGKLLEGPPKDSLKVLFRGKYTDLITKD
- a CDS encoding homocysteine S-methyltransferase family protein, producing the protein MPEKIVEAVKAGKVLVSDGAWGTFLYKKGLKPGECPELWCIDRYEDVKDIAKSYIDAGADMIESNSFGGTCYKLHGFGLEKRVAEINEAAAKASREAAGDKHVIASIGPTGKMLVIEEVTEQELYDAFKEQAIALEKGGADAVCIETMSDKEEAAIAIKAVKENTKCEIVCTFTFEKTKAGDYRTMMGVSPVEAATAAVEAGADIIGANCGNGMERMIEIVREIREAFPDKPILVHANAGLPVNIDGKDVYPESPESMAGFVPAIVKAGANIIGGCCGTTPAHINAIKKAVSNLK
- a CDS encoding dihydrodipicolinate synthase family protein, whose amino-acid sequence is MGRHERALLKLFEGTVIPATPLALTAERKLDEKRQRLLNRYYLTAGAGGLAAAVHTTQFAIRKPEINLFEPVLQIASEEAEAYERQTGEVIVKIAGACGRTKQAVKEAETALKYGYDAVLLSPGGLSDFTEEELLSRTKAVAEIIPVVGFYLQPSVGGRVFSFDYWKALCEIEKVVAIKSAPFNRYQTLDVVRAAALSQRADQIALYTGNDDNIIIDLLTKYRFTDCGKVYEKRFVGGLLGHWSVWTHTAVKLFEKIKTAAAKDVIPTELLTLAAEVTDANAAFFDTAHQFKGCIAGLHEVLRRQGLLEGIWCLDENETLSPGQTEEIDRIYRMYPHLNDDGFIAANIKDWKA